A region from the Streptosporangium sp. NBC_01756 genome encodes:
- a CDS encoding cobalamin B12-binding domain-containing protein → MDAVSRIRVVIAKPGLDGHDRGVKIVARALRDAGMEVVYTGLHQTPEQIVRTAIQEDAAAIGLSILSGAHMTLFAKVIELLKENDAADIVVFGGGIIPDADLPELRQMGVAQIFTPGATTQEIVEWVRSAVPAHV, encoded by the coding sequence ATGGATGCCGTGTCGAGGATCCGCGTCGTCATCGCCAAGCCCGGGCTCGACGGGCACGACCGTGGCGTGAAGATCGTGGCGCGGGCGCTGCGGGACGCCGGGATGGAGGTCGTCTACACCGGCCTGCACCAGACGCCCGAGCAGATCGTCCGCACCGCCATCCAGGAGGACGCGGCGGCGATCGGGCTGTCCATCCTCTCCGGGGCGCACATGACGCTCTTCGCGAAGGTCATCGAGCTCCTGAAGGAGAACGACGCCGCCGACATCGTGGTGTTCGGCGGCGGGATCATCCCGGACGCCGACCTGCCCGAGCTCCGGCAGATGGGCGTGGCCCAGATCTTCACACCGGGCGCCACCACGCAGGAGATCGTCGAATGGGTGCGCAGCGCCGTTCCCGCTCACGTTTAA
- the sucC gene encoding ADP-forming succinate--CoA ligase subunit beta: protein MDLFEHQAKELFAEYGIPVPRGIVAHTVEEARSAAEQLTGRVVVKAQVKTGGRGKAGGVKVADDAADAEQKATQILGMDIKGHTVHKVLIEEASAIAEEYYFSFLLDRANRTFLAICSAAGGMDIEEVAHSAPDKVAKIPVSPLDGVDRAKAREIAQAGGLPEAALDGAAELIEKLWCAFVDEDASLVEVNPMILSADGQVKALDGKVTLDDNATFRQSDHAVFEDKDAEDPLEAAAKEKDLNYVKLDGSVGIIGNGAGLVMSTLDVVAYAGEAFPGQPKPANFLDIGGGASAEVMAAGLEIIISDPSVKSIFVNVFGGITACDAVANGIVSAFQLLEGRGEAVSRPLVVRLDGNNAELGRQILADAKLSGVELVDTMDDAAKRAAELAAVGA from the coding sequence GTGGACCTGTTCGAACATCAGGCGAAGGAGCTCTTCGCGGAGTACGGCATCCCGGTGCCGCGTGGCATTGTCGCGCACACCGTGGAGGAGGCACGCTCGGCAGCCGAGCAGCTGACCGGCCGTGTCGTCGTCAAGGCACAGGTCAAGACCGGTGGCCGCGGCAAGGCCGGCGGTGTGAAAGTCGCCGACGACGCCGCCGACGCCGAGCAGAAGGCCACCCAGATCCTTGGCATGGACATCAAGGGCCACACGGTCCACAAGGTTCTGATCGAGGAGGCCAGCGCGATCGCGGAGGAGTACTACTTCTCCTTCCTGCTCGACCGCGCGAACCGCACCTTCCTCGCCATCTGCTCCGCCGCAGGCGGCATGGACATCGAAGAGGTCGCGCACAGCGCCCCGGATAAGGTCGCCAAGATCCCGGTCTCCCCCCTGGACGGGGTCGACCGCGCCAAGGCCCGTGAGATCGCCCAGGCGGGCGGTCTGCCGGAGGCGGCACTCGACGGCGCCGCCGAGCTCATCGAGAAGCTCTGGTGCGCCTTCGTCGACGAGGACGCCTCCCTGGTCGAGGTCAACCCGATGATCCTGTCCGCCGACGGCCAGGTCAAGGCCCTCGACGGCAAGGTCACCCTCGACGACAACGCGACCTTCCGCCAGTCCGACCACGCGGTCTTCGAGGACAAGGACGCGGAGGACCCCCTTGAGGCCGCGGCCAAGGAGAAGGACCTCAACTACGTCAAGCTCGACGGCAGCGTCGGCATCATCGGCAACGGCGCGGGTCTGGTCATGTCCACCCTCGACGTGGTCGCCTACGCCGGTGAGGCGTTCCCGGGCCAGCCCAAGCCCGCCAACTTCCTCGACATCGGCGGCGGCGCCTCGGCAGAGGTCATGGCGGCCGGTCTGGAGATCATCATCTCCGACCCGTCCGTCAAGTCGATCTTCGTGAACGTCTTCGGCGGCATCACCGCCTGTGACGCGGTCGCCAACGGCATCGTCTCCGCCTTCCAGCTGCTGGAGGGCCGCGGCGAGGCTGTCAGCCGCCCGCTCGTCGTCCGGCTGGACGGCAACAACGCCGAGCTCGGGCGGCAGATTCTCGCCGACGCCAAGCTTTCCGGCGTCGAACTGGTGGACACGATGGACGATGCGGCCAAGCGGGCCGCCGAACTCGCCGCGGTAGGTGCGTAA
- the sucD gene encoding succinate--CoA ligase subunit alpha, translated as MAIWLTEKSKIIVQGMTGGEGTKHTRRMLASGARVVGGVNARKAGTTHEGLPVFGTVVEAVKETGADVSVVFVPPAFTKDAVKEAIDAEIPLCVVITEGVPIHDTTEFWAYAVAKGNKTRIIGPNCPGIASPGASNAGIIPADITTAGRIGLVSKSGTLTYQLMYELRDFGFSTAVGIGGDPVIGTTHIDALQAFQDDPATDAIVMIGEIGGDAEERAAAYIEKHVTKPVVAYVAGFTAPEGKTMGHAGAIVSGSAGTAQAKKEALEKVGVRVGKTPSETARLMREVMQAR; from the coding sequence ATGGCTATCTGGCTCACCGAGAAAAGCAAGATCATCGTTCAGGGCATGACCGGCGGTGAGGGCACCAAGCACACCCGCCGGATGCTCGCCTCCGGCGCCCGCGTCGTCGGCGGTGTCAACGCCCGCAAGGCCGGCACCACCCATGAGGGCCTCCCCGTCTTCGGCACCGTCGTCGAAGCCGTGAAGGAGACCGGCGCCGACGTGTCGGTCGTCTTCGTGCCCCCGGCGTTCACCAAGGACGCCGTCAAGGAGGCCATCGACGCCGAGATCCCGCTCTGCGTGGTGATCACCGAGGGTGTCCCGATCCACGACACCACCGAGTTCTGGGCCTACGCGGTCGCCAAGGGCAACAAGACCCGCATCATCGGGCCGAACTGCCCCGGCATCGCCTCGCCCGGTGCCTCCAACGCCGGCATCATCCCCGCCGACATCACCACCGCCGGCCGTATCGGTCTGGTGTCGAAGTCCGGGACGCTGACCTACCAGCTCATGTACGAGCTGCGGGACTTCGGCTTCTCCACCGCCGTCGGCATCGGCGGTGACCCGGTCATCGGCACCACGCACATCGACGCCCTCCAGGCGTTCCAGGACGACCCGGCCACCGACGCGATCGTGATGATCGGCGAGATCGGCGGCGACGCCGAGGAGCGCGCCGCCGCCTACATCGAAAAGCACGTGACCAAGCCGGTCGTCGCCTACGTCGCGGGCTTCACCGCCCCCGAGGGCAAGACCATGGGTCACGCGGGCGCGATCGTGTCCGGCTCGGCCGGCACCGCCCAGGCGAAGAAGGAGGCTCTGGAGAAGGTCGGCGTCCGCGTCGGCAAGACCCCGAGCGAGACCGCCCGCCTGATGCGCGAGGTCATGCAGGCCCGCTAG
- a CDS encoding cell division protein PerM, which yields MTALLDQLRTVPRNVLSRIPLPGVTGDDDDVRRPLPVSGMLAAAWTLGVGVAVLTTLTLVGWIASPKGSLGPGLPGVFRTAAQLWLAAHHAGFAIPGGSVGLLPLGLTVLPAFLLYRAGIWMARDADLRLRLPARLPKNSPKDEANARRRAQLVLVAQAGVSLAAPYALLAGGIALVTRNEITQPFLGDVLVSHLVLAFLAGSLATARTIGPWRSMLRLLPERLRSVVVSSAAALGIMLLAGALMVLGAVVVNFGQVQELSGILSPGFVGGLLLLLVQGLYLINAVIWGMAYIAGPGFAVGTGTLVAPTGVQLGTVPSLPILGALPETGPTPAWVMAVIALPFAAGAVAGILGVRIAPSPSYEGAPLWGFVCGLVTGAAAGGLAALSGGPLGGTKLSAVGPAAWEVMLSVTLEVGVAAGISAGLANWWLIFRGHNTVVAKAAAKVGTAAEPVRRAGVRIAKAAGTVAGKVGFAESDGPRALPGHWMDATECETQPIPVIRDDWEDEHASAAAENPPAAEHGGPPRPPRRDIVDESDDKGGHVIYVDPYAWDRD from the coding sequence GTGACGGCCCTTCTCGATCAGCTCCGGACGGTTCCCCGTAACGTCCTCAGCCGTATCCCCCTGCCCGGCGTCACGGGTGACGACGACGACGTCCGGCGGCCCCTGCCGGTCTCCGGGATGCTCGCCGCCGCATGGACCCTCGGTGTGGGGGTGGCGGTGCTCACCACCCTCACCCTGGTCGGCTGGATCGCCTCCCCCAAGGGCTCGCTCGGCCCGGGGCTGCCGGGGGTCTTCCGTACCGCGGCGCAGCTCTGGCTGGCGGCTCACCACGCGGGGTTCGCGATTCCGGGCGGCTCGGTCGGGCTGCTCCCGCTCGGGCTGACCGTGCTCCCGGCCTTCCTGCTGTACCGCGCCGGGATCTGGATGGCCAGGGACGCGGACCTGCGGCTGCGGCTCCCCGCCCGGCTGCCCAAGAACAGCCCGAAGGACGAGGCCAACGCCCGGCGCCGGGCACAGCTCGTGCTGGTCGCCCAGGCGGGTGTCTCGCTGGCGGCGCCGTACGCGCTGCTGGCCGGGGGCATCGCGCTGGTCACCAGGAACGAGATCACCCAGCCGTTCCTCGGCGACGTCCTGGTCAGCCACCTGGTGCTGGCCTTCCTGGCGGGCTCGCTGGCCACCGCCCGCACGATCGGGCCGTGGCGGTCGATGCTGCGCCTGCTCCCCGAACGGCTGCGCTCGGTCGTGGTCTCCTCGGCCGCCGCGCTGGGCATCATGCTCCTGGCGGGTGCCCTGATGGTGCTCGGTGCCGTCGTGGTGAACTTCGGGCAGGTCCAGGAGCTCTCCGGCATCCTGTCGCCGGGCTTCGTCGGCGGCCTGCTGCTCCTGCTCGTCCAGGGGCTCTACCTGATCAACGCGGTCATCTGGGGGATGGCCTACATCGCCGGTCCGGGCTTCGCGGTCGGCACCGGCACACTGGTCGCACCGACGGGTGTCCAGCTCGGAACCGTGCCGAGTCTGCCGATCCTGGGGGCACTTCCGGAGACGGGCCCCACTCCGGCGTGGGTGATGGCGGTGATCGCGCTGCCGTTCGCGGCCGGCGCGGTGGCGGGCATCCTGGGAGTCAGGATCGCGCCGTCCCCCTCGTACGAGGGCGCGCCGCTGTGGGGGTTCGTCTGCGGGCTGGTGACCGGTGCGGCGGCCGGAGGGCTGGCCGCGCTGTCCGGCGGCCCTCTGGGGGGGACGAAGCTCTCCGCGGTCGGTCCGGCGGCCTGGGAGGTCATGCTCTCGGTGACGCTGGAGGTGGGCGTGGCCGCAGGCATCTCGGCTGGACTGGCCAACTGGTGGCTGATCTTCCGCGGGCACAACACGGTCGTGGCCAAGGCCGCCGCCAAGGTCGGCACGGCCGCCGAGCCGGTCCGCAGGGCGGGGGTCAGGATCGCCAAGGCGGCGGGGACGGTGGCCGGCAAGGTCGGGTTCGCCGAGTCCGACGGCCCCCGCGCGCTCCCCGGCCACTGGATGGACGCCACCGAGTGCGAGACCCAGCCGATCCCGGTCATCAGGGACGACTGGGAGGACGAGCACGCCTCGGCGGCGGCGGAGAACCCGCCGGCGGCCGAGCACGGCGGACCGCCGCGCCCGCCCCGGCGGGACATCGTCGACGAGTCCGACGACAAGGGCGGTCACGTGATCTACGTGGATCCCTACGCCTGGGACCGCGACTAG
- the purN gene encoding phosphoribosylglycinamide formyltransferase, whose product MSSQAARLVVLVSGSGTNLQSLLDAVADESYGARIVAVGADRDGIEGLARAERAGVPTFVEKLSDHPERDAWDRALAARIAGHRPDLVVCAGFMKILGAPTLAAFPVLNTHPALLPSFPGAHGVRDALSHGVRITGCTVMLADAGVDTGPIIAQEAVPVLDGDDEAALHERIKTVERSLLVETVGRMAREGWTVTGRTFRFGRPGR is encoded by the coding sequence GTGTCATCCCAGGCCGCTCGGCTTGTGGTCCTCGTGTCCGGTTCTGGAACCAACCTACAGTCCCTGCTGGACGCTGTGGCAGACGAGTCTTACGGCGCCCGGATCGTGGCGGTGGGGGCCGACCGCGACGGCATCGAGGGGCTGGCCCGCGCGGAACGCGCCGGGGTCCCCACCTTCGTCGAGAAGCTGTCCGACCACCCGGAGCGGGACGCCTGGGACCGGGCCCTCGCGGCCCGGATCGCCGGGCATCGGCCGGACCTGGTCGTCTGCGCGGGATTCATGAAGATCCTTGGTGCGCCGACGCTGGCCGCCTTCCCCGTGCTCAACACCCATCCCGCGCTGCTGCCCTCCTTCCCGGGCGCGCACGGGGTCCGCGACGCGCTCTCGCACGGCGTGCGGATCACCGGCTGCACCGTGATGCTCGCCGACGCCGGGGTCGACACCGGTCCGATCATCGCCCAGGAGGCGGTGCCCGTGCTGGACGGCGACGACGAGGCGGCCCTGCACGAGCGCATCAAGACCGTCGAGCGGAGTCTGCTCGTGGAGACCGTCGGCCGGATGGCCCGTGAGGGCTGGACCGTGACCGGCAGAACCTTTCGCTTCGGACGACCCGGCAGATGA